A genomic segment from Alistipes senegalensis JC50 encodes:
- a CDS encoding type IA DNA topoisomerase translates to MKTIIAEKPSVAREIARIVKATKRETGYYAGAEYNVTWAFGHLVQPALPDGYGIEGFHRDNLPIIPPVFQLVPRQVKADKGYKPDSEAAAQIKIIARLFRESERIIVATDAGREGELIFRYLYEYIGCATPFDRLWISSLTDKAIREGLERIESGNKYDNLYYAAQARSEADWLVGINATQAITIAAGRGTYSLGRVQTPTLAMVCERYWANNRFTPEAVWQVHFATPGAEADTVVKFSSVEKWKEKAPAEAAYKALDTQRAVSVTKVERKETVQEPPLLYDLTTLQKEANTKHGFSAEKTLSLAQKLYEAKAITYPRTGSRYIPEDVFGEIPALLRAQKNNPVWAKRLALVGDTLSRRSVDDSKVTDHHALLPTEVKPKMLSADEQTVYDMIVGRMLEAFAERCIKDVTTVTVVCDGVEYVAKGTIVRQAGWRGIYGEEAEDTVLPEWTEGMTLLVGGCSMTEGKTKPKPLHTEATLLAAMETAGREIEDDEMRQALKACGIGTPATRAAIIETLFSREYMVRQKKSLVPTEKGLALYSVVKNMRIANVELTGDWEAALAKIERGEMRAETFREAIEIYTKQITSELLASDKLFAHKGSDCLCPKCKTGRMQFYGKVVRCDNAACGLPVFRIKAGKTLSDAEITELLTQGRTGVIKGFNSKQGKAFSAVVAFDAEFNTVFEFPEMKNEPRKPKKRK, encoded by the coding sequence ATGAAAACGATCATTGCAGAAAAGCCGAGCGTGGCGCGGGAGATCGCCCGCATCGTGAAAGCGACCAAACGCGAGACCGGCTATTATGCCGGAGCGGAGTATAATGTAACATGGGCTTTCGGGCATCTGGTGCAGCCCGCCTTGCCGGACGGCTACGGCATCGAGGGATTTCATCGCGACAACCTGCCGATCATCCCGCCCGTCTTCCAACTCGTGCCGCGTCAAGTCAAGGCCGATAAGGGCTATAAGCCGGACAGCGAGGCGGCGGCGCAAATCAAAATCATCGCGCGGCTGTTCCGCGAAAGCGAACGCATCATCGTGGCGACGGATGCCGGACGCGAGGGCGAACTGATCTTCCGTTACCTGTACGAATACATCGGATGCGCCACGCCGTTCGACCGCCTCTGGATCAGCTCGCTCACGGACAAGGCGATCCGCGAGGGGCTGGAACGCATCGAGAGCGGCAACAAGTACGACAACCTCTACTATGCGGCCCAAGCCCGCAGCGAAGCCGACTGGCTGGTGGGCATCAACGCCACGCAGGCCATTACGATAGCCGCCGGCCGCGGGACGTATTCGCTCGGCCGCGTGCAGACGCCCACGCTGGCGATGGTCTGCGAGCGGTATTGGGCGAATAACCGTTTCACGCCCGAGGCTGTGTGGCAGGTGCATTTCGCCACGCCCGGCGCCGAAGCCGATACGGTCGTCAAGTTCTCCTCCGTCGAGAAGTGGAAAGAGAAAGCCCCTGCCGAAGCCGCTTACAAGGCCCTCGATACGCAGCGAGCGGTCAGCGTTACGAAAGTCGAGCGCAAGGAGACCGTGCAGGAGCCGCCCCTGCTCTACGACCTGACCACGCTCCAAAAGGAGGCCAACACCAAGCACGGGTTTTCGGCGGAGAAGACGCTCTCCCTCGCCCAGAAGCTCTACGAGGCCAAAGCGATTACCTATCCCCGCACAGGCAGCCGCTATATTCCCGAAGATGTGTTCGGAGAGATACCCGCCCTGCTGCGCGCACAAAAGAATAACCCCGTGTGGGCGAAACGGCTCGCGCTTGTGGGCGACACGCTCTCGCGCCGCAGCGTGGACGACAGCAAAGTTACCGACCACCACGCGCTGCTGCCGACGGAAGTGAAGCCCAAAATGCTTTCAGCCGACGAACAGACCGTATACGACATGATCGTCGGGCGTATGCTCGAAGCCTTCGCCGAACGATGTATCAAGGACGTGACGACCGTCACGGTCGTATGCGACGGCGTGGAGTACGTCGCCAAAGGGACGATCGTCCGTCAGGCGGGCTGGCGCGGCATCTACGGCGAGGAGGCGGAGGATACCGTACTGCCCGAATGGACGGAGGGCATGACGCTTCTTGTCGGCGGCTGTTCGATGACCGAGGGCAAGACCAAGCCCAAACCGCTGCACACGGAGGCGACGCTGCTGGCAGCGATGGAGACGGCAGGCCGCGAGATAGAAGACGACGAAATGCGTCAGGCGCTTAAAGCGTGCGGTATCGGCACGCCTGCGACCCGCGCGGCGATTATCGAAACGCTCTTTTCGCGAGAGTATATGGTAAGACAGAAAAAGTCGCTCGTGCCGACCGAAAAGGGACTGGCACTCTACTCGGTAGTCAAGAATATGCGTATCGCCAACGTGGAGCTGACGGGCGATTGGGAGGCTGCGCTCGCCAAAATCGAGCGGGGCGAGATGCGTGCCGAGACATTCCGCGAGGCGATCGAGATCTACACCAAACAGATTACCTCGGAGCTGCTCGCCTCGGACAAGCTCTTTGCGCACAAGGGGTCGGACTGCCTTTGTCCCAAATGCAAAACGGGACGGATGCAGTTCTACGGTAAGGTCGTGCGCTGCGACAACGCCGCGTGCGGACTGCCCGTGTTCCGCATCAAGGCGGGCAAGACGCTCTCCGATGCGGAAATTACCGAGCTGCTCACGCAGGGGAGAACCGGAGTAATCAAGGGCTTCAACAGTAAGCAGGGCAAGGCGTTCTCCGCCGTCGTCGCTTTCGATGCGGAGTTCAACACCGTTTTCGAGTTTCCCGAAATGAAAAACGAACCGCGCAAACCCAAGAAAAGGAAATAA
- a CDS encoding DUF3945 domain-containing protein yields MEQKKKDQDVLIVRDEQTGEIGVVAGLKSDGTPNLRPAKAEHAQDFLRFDRHGDVLDNFFANFYRQCKEPKRFGFYRVAAEGVENVVAVMKDLLKDPVGFRDVLAPHKVDTTKYEQVAAQQAQETPPEPEKEEKRQDEKYRPIDEAQVDSEAFERLWGVKIEDLRQAGYLDRMLGHGKSPLVTCYPEIGGVRFPVEARLSLRENPDGTVSLVPHPLRREPDLKSYENIEFTDADRESLKKTGNLGRVAEVLDKNTGELVPSYISLDRQTNETISVPVSALRIPDEVKGVKLDKEQQEALAAGKGVYLEGMTSKSGKRFNATIQINADKQGLDFHFGGQRQTQRAEQRNGQTQDDGHKVYIGKTLLGLPILNEMRQGWAQNKWVLMEGLTDKKGRTFNAYVRPNHEKGKYDFRRTVADKSQIHEIKPVHASEAQVAVNSEGKTHEATKYTGEPMKKEQTAPADAKQQERQEQRENRNPNIRKRTGMKI; encoded by the coding sequence ATGGAACAGAAAAAGAAAGACCAAGATGTTCTGATCGTCCGAGACGAGCAGACGGGTGAAATCGGAGTGGTCGCGGGGCTGAAAAGCGACGGCACGCCGAATCTGCGCCCCGCCAAAGCAGAACACGCGCAGGACTTCCTGCGTTTCGACAGGCACGGAGACGTGCTGGACAACTTCTTCGCTAATTTCTACCGCCAATGCAAGGAGCCGAAACGCTTCGGCTTCTACCGTGTCGCCGCAGAGGGTGTGGAGAATGTCGTGGCGGTAATGAAAGACCTGCTGAAAGACCCCGTCGGCTTTCGGGATGTACTTGCACCGCACAAGGTCGATACGACCAAGTACGAACAGGTCGCTGCGCAGCAGGCGCAGGAAACGCCGCCCGAACCCGAAAAGGAGGAAAAACGACAGGATGAGAAGTATCGGCCTATCGACGAAGCGCAGGTCGATAGCGAAGCGTTCGAGCGCCTTTGGGGCGTAAAGATCGAAGACCTGCGTCAAGCCGGATACTTGGATCGTATGCTCGGCCACGGCAAATCGCCTCTTGTAACCTGTTATCCCGAAATCGGAGGCGTGCGTTTTCCGGTCGAAGCGAGATTGTCGCTGCGCGAGAATCCCGACGGTACGGTTTCACTCGTGCCGCATCCGCTACGGCGAGAGCCCGATCTCAAATCTTACGAGAACATCGAGTTCACGGATGCGGATCGGGAGAGCCTGAAAAAGACGGGCAATCTGGGACGTGTCGCCGAGGTGCTCGACAAGAACACGGGCGAACTCGTCCCCTCCTATATCAGCCTCGACCGCCAGACGAACGAAACGATCTCCGTGCCTGTCAGCGCTCTCCGTATTCCCGACGAGGTAAAAGGCGTCAAGCTCGACAAGGAGCAGCAGGAGGCATTGGCCGCAGGCAAAGGCGTCTATTTGGAGGGCATGACCTCCAAGAGCGGCAAACGGTTCAATGCCACGATTCAGATCAACGCCGACAAACAAGGATTGGATTTTCACTTCGGCGGACAGCGGCAAACGCAGCGCGCCGAACAGCGAAACGGGCAGACGCAGGATGACGGACACAAGGTCTATATCGGTAAAACGCTGCTCGGGCTGCCGATTCTCAATGAGATGCGACAGGGCTGGGCACAAAACAAATGGGTGCTGATGGAGGGGCTTACCGACAAGAAAGGCCGCACGTTCAATGCCTACGTCCGGCCGAATCACGAAAAGGGCAAATACGACTTCCGTCGTACCGTAGCCGACAAGTCGCAGATCCACGAAATCAAACCCGTTCACGCTTCGGAAGCACAGGTGGCAGTCAACTCGGAGGGTAAGACGCACGAGGCGACCAAGTACACGGGCGAACCGATGAAAAAGGAGCAGACCGCGCCTGCCGACGCAAAACAGCAGGAACGGCAGGAACAGCGGGAGAACCGCAATCCGAACATCCGAAAACGGACGGGAATGAAGATATGA
- a CDS encoding helix-turn-helix domain-containing protein — MILDTETFELWMSKIMERFDRHERMLCTLTGKEIKEAMYVDGERLLDNQDLCQLLQTSKQSLQRYRSSGMLRYRKLRHKTYYTESDVQEFLKKHLETFSAGRRSSAPKH; from the coding sequence ATGATACTCGACACCGAAACATTCGAGCTGTGGATGTCGAAGATCATGGAACGCTTCGACCGCCACGAGCGGATGCTCTGCACGCTTACGGGCAAGGAGATCAAGGAGGCGATGTATGTGGACGGCGAACGCCTCTTGGACAATCAGGACTTGTGCCAGCTCCTGCAAACGAGCAAGCAGTCCTTGCAACGCTACCGCAGTTCGGGGATGCTGCGTTATCGGAAGCTACGGCACAAAACCTACTACACGGAATCGGACGTACAGGAGTTCCTGAAAAAACATTTGGAGACGTTCTCGGCAGGTCGCCGCTCCTCCGCTCCGAAGCACTGA
- a CDS encoding helix-turn-helix domain-containing protein has product MEIITFDHKVYQDLSEKIERIADYVFKKEARPQQTPEIWLTSEELADLLKISTRTLQRMRKERVIPYTMVRSKCLYRLSDVEACISRRIVACTPQTLDEFRKNYYLTHKSPAL; this is encoded by the coding sequence ATGGAAATCATCACTTTCGACCACAAGGTCTATCAGGATTTAAGCGAGAAAATCGAACGGATCGCCGATTACGTCTTCAAGAAAGAGGCACGACCGCAGCAGACACCGGAAATCTGGCTCACGAGCGAAGAGCTGGCCGACCTGCTGAAAATAAGTACTCGCACGCTGCAACGGATGCGCAAGGAGCGGGTCATCCCCTACACGATGGTGCGCAGCAAATGCCTCTATCGCCTCTCCGACGTGGAGGCATGCATCTCCCGCCGCATCGTTGCCTGCACTCCGCAGACATTGGACGAGTTTCGCAAGAACTACTATCTCACCCATAAATCGCCGGCCTTATGA
- a CDS encoding Fic family protein, whose translation MKTGRLNSILAYLRDNPQSSSKAIFDALPDLGGYATVKRELAKAVAEGTVVVTGLRKAARYSVAPGFGLLQSIDLESYFSKEIDERTIRESYNFELIDTLAKASLFTPSETAELGSLQNTFAANLSKLSAAEYRKEMERLGVDLSWKSSQIEGNTYSLLETERLLLEKETAAGKSKDEAVMLLNHKEALDFILDNPDYLSELTVAKIENIHSILVRELAVDRNIRVRRVGITGTNYRPLDNEFQIREALERTCALVNGKESVFEKALIVLLLLSYIQPFADGNKRTARIVSNALLVAHGYCPLSFRTVDSIDYKKAMLLFYEQNNVSAFKRIFIEQFAFAVKTYF comes from the coding sequence ATGAAAACCGGTCGTCTCAATTCCATACTCGCCTACCTGCGCGACAATCCGCAATCCTCGTCGAAAGCGATTTTCGACGCGCTGCCCGACCTCGGCGGCTATGCCACCGTCAAAAGGGAATTGGCAAAAGCTGTTGCGGAGGGAACCGTCGTTGTTACAGGACTGCGGAAAGCGGCCCGCTATTCCGTAGCTCCGGGGTTCGGACTGCTACAATCCATCGACTTGGAGAGCTATTTCAGTAAGGAAATCGACGAGCGAACCATACGCGAATCCTATAATTTCGAGCTGATCGACACCCTCGCGAAGGCATCGCTGTTCACGCCATCGGAGACTGCGGAACTCGGTTCGCTGCAAAACACGTTCGCCGCGAATCTGTCGAAGCTTTCCGCTGCCGAATACCGCAAAGAGATGGAGCGGCTGGGAGTGGACCTGAGCTGGAAATCGTCGCAAATCGAGGGCAACACCTATTCGCTGCTCGAAACCGAACGGCTGCTGCTCGAAAAGGAGACGGCCGCTGGAAAGAGCAAGGACGAAGCCGTGATGCTGCTGAACCACAAGGAAGCGCTGGATTTCATTCTCGACAATCCCGACTACCTTTCGGAACTGACCGTGGCGAAGATCGAGAACATTCATTCGATACTGGTCCGGGAGTTGGCCGTAGACCGCAATATCCGCGTGCGCCGCGTCGGCATCACCGGCACGAACTATCGCCCCTTGGACAATGAATTCCAGATTCGCGAGGCTTTGGAGCGGACATGCGCATTGGTGAACGGAAAAGAATCCGTTTTCGAGAAAGCGTTGATAGTGTTGTTGCTGTTGTCGTACATCCAGCCGTTCGCCGACGGCAACAAGCGCACGGCGCGTATCGTCAGCAACGCGCTGCTCGTCGCCCACGGCTATTGCCCGCTGTCGTTCCGCACGGTCGATTCGATCGACTATAAAAAGGCGATGCTGCTGTTCTACGAACAGAACAACGTGTCAGCTTTCAAACGGATTTTCATCGAACAATTCGCATTCGCGGTCAAGACCTATTTCTGA
- a CDS encoding site-specific integrase produces the protein MSKSTFTILFYARKNQVNRAGKIGIMIRVSVNGESVQFSSKLDIEPELWDATNQKMLGTTKAVREFNALLDDIRMSLRNHYREIEKYETYVTAEKVRNAFLGITVRQQTLLGTFRRHNEDVQKLVGISKSAATYRKYDRCFRRVEEFIQAKYRVKDIALKEVTHSFLVGFEQYLRTEKQCCQNTAAKFLQTLRMIIIEAKNNGWIFNDPFANYRIRLKKVDRGYLTDEELQRILQKKMPCGRLEQVRDVFIFSCFTGLAYIDVRNLTKENIRTSFDGKLWIMTHRHKTQTSVNVPLLKVPQMLLKKYEGTLPDGRLLPVLSNQKLNSYLKEIADLCGIEKNITFHLARHTFATTMTLAKGVPIETVSKMLGHTNIVTTQIYARITNDKIGRDMQALAGQLGEIEKIALEA, from the coding sequence ATGAGCAAAAGCACATTTACGATTCTTTTCTACGCGCGAAAGAATCAGGTAAACAGGGCGGGCAAAATCGGCATTATGATCCGCGTGTCGGTCAATGGCGAATCCGTACAATTCAGCTCGAAGCTGGACATCGAGCCGGAGCTGTGGGATGCGACGAATCAAAAGATGCTCGGGACGACGAAGGCCGTGCGCGAGTTCAACGCGCTGCTCGACGACATTCGGATGAGCCTGCGCAACCACTATCGGGAGATTGAGAAATACGAAACCTATGTAACGGCCGAAAAGGTACGTAACGCCTTTTTAGGAATTACCGTTCGCCAACAAACGCTGCTGGGAACATTCCGCAGACATAACGAAGATGTACAGAAGTTAGTAGGCATCAGCAAGAGTGCGGCGACCTATCGCAAATATGACCGCTGCTTCCGAAGGGTGGAAGAATTCATTCAAGCGAAGTATCGGGTCAAAGACATTGCGTTAAAAGAAGTAACGCATTCGTTTCTTGTGGGATTCGAGCAATATCTGCGGACGGAAAAACAATGCTGTCAAAATACGGCGGCCAAATTTCTGCAAACGCTGCGGATGATTATCATCGAGGCGAAGAACAACGGATGGATATTCAACGATCCGTTCGCCAATTACCGCATCCGGTTGAAGAAAGTAGACCGCGGCTACCTGACCGACGAGGAATTGCAACGCATCCTGCAAAAGAAGATGCCGTGCGGACGATTGGAGCAGGTGCGCGACGTATTCATCTTTTCGTGCTTTACGGGATTGGCCTATATCGACGTGCGGAATCTGACCAAAGAGAATATCCGCACCTCATTCGACGGCAAACTATGGATCATGACGCACAGACATAAGACGCAGACGTCGGTAAATGTACCGCTATTGAAAGTACCTCAAATGCTGTTGAAGAAATACGAAGGAACGCTGCCCGACGGTCGATTGTTGCCCGTATTGAGTAATCAGAAACTCAACTCGTATCTAAAAGAAATTGCTGACCTATGCGGCATCGAGAAGAATATTACGTTCCACCTTGCGCGCCACACGTTCGCGACGACGATGACGCTGGCCAAAGGAGTGCCGATCGAGACTGTATCGAAGATGCTGGGGCACACGAATATCGTGACGACCCAAATCTATGCCCGCATTACCAACGACAAGATCGGCCGGGATATGCAGGCGTTGGCGGGACAATTAGGCGAAATCGAAAAAATAGCGTTGGAGGCATAG
- a CDS encoding 2-oxoacid:ferredoxin oxidoreductase subunit beta: MADYKYTPADFKSDQEVRWCPGCGDHAILSAVQRALPEIADALDTPHNLFTFVSGIGCSSRFIYYMKTYGFHSVHGRANAVATGVKTANPRLSVWVTTGDGDSLAIGGNHFIHAIRRNVDLNVILFNNEIYGLTKGQYSPTSKLGKITKTSPYGTVEKPFNPGELVIGAKGTFFARTIDMEVQLSKECMIAAAKHKGMSVIEALQNCVIFNDKTHYDFAADKATRAERTVTLRHGEKMLFGANKEKGLVFENMKLKVVTVGQDGYTLDDVLTHDAHERDTTLHSMLAAMKYPDYPVALGVIREVEDDAVYDRAVERQVEEVKAASKIRCVDDLLRSGATWEVE, translated from the coding sequence ATGGCAGACTACAAATACACCCCTGCGGATTTCAAGAGCGACCAGGAGGTACGCTGGTGCCCCGGATGCGGCGACCACGCCATACTCAGCGCCGTGCAGCGCGCGCTGCCCGAGATCGCCGACGCGCTCGACACGCCCCACAACCTGTTCACGTTCGTGTCGGGCATCGGCTGTTCGTCGCGCTTCATCTACTACATGAAGACCTACGGGTTCCACTCCGTCCACGGACGCGCCAACGCCGTGGCGACGGGCGTCAAGACCGCCAACCCGCGCCTCTCGGTGTGGGTGACGACGGGCGACGGCGACTCGCTGGCCATCGGCGGCAACCACTTCATCCACGCCATCCGCCGCAACGTGGACCTGAACGTCATTCTGTTCAACAACGAGATCTACGGCCTCACCAAAGGCCAGTACTCCCCCACCTCGAAGCTGGGCAAAATCACCAAGACCTCGCCTTACGGCACGGTCGAGAAGCCGTTCAACCCCGGCGAGCTGGTGATCGGCGCCAAGGGCACGTTCTTCGCCCGCACGATCGACATGGAGGTCCAGCTGTCGAAAGAGTGCATGATCGCCGCCGCCAAGCACAAGGGCATGTCGGTGATCGAGGCGTTGCAGAACTGCGTGATCTTCAACGACAAGACCCACTACGACTTCGCCGCCGACAAGGCCACGCGCGCCGAACGCACGGTGACGCTGCGCCACGGCGAGAAGATGCTCTTCGGGGCCAATAAGGAAAAAGGTCTCGTGTTCGAGAATATGAAGCTCAAGGTGGTGACCGTGGGTCAGGACGGCTATACGCTGGACGATGTGCTGACGCACGACGCCCACGAGCGCGACACGACGCTGCATTCGATGCTGGCGGCCATGAAGTACCCCGACTATCCGGTGGCGCTGGGCGTGATCCGCGAGGTCGAGGACGACGCGGTGTACGACCGTGCCGTGGAGCGTCAGGTCGAGGAGGTGAAGGCCGCGAGCAAGATCCGCTGCGTGGACGACCTGCTTCGGTCGGGCGCCACGTGGGAGGTGGAATAG